A single genomic interval of Adhaeribacter pallidiroseus harbors:
- a CDS encoding Gfo/Idh/MocA family oxidoreductase: MSDFTLNRRRFLKGASASLALTALGAQGLSFTNAPKKPLRVALIGTGWYGKSDLLRLIQVEPVNVVALCDVDKNMLEAAAELVSQRQQSKKKPKLYGDYKKMLAENKLDIVVIGTPDHWHALQTIDAIKAGAHVYVQKPISVDVMEGEAMIAAARKYNKVVQVGTQRKSTPHLIEAKKNIVDAGLLGKISHVEMCCYFHMRNNGNPPEQPVPAFLDYEMWTGPAPLRPYDGLPHVRWWRTFMEYGNGIVGDMCVHMLDTARWMLKLGWPKRISSTGGIYVQKEGKSNISDTQMALFEYDGLNCVWQHRSWGTPANPQYPWALTIYGDKGTLFASTMQYDFVPLGEGAEGRKIHKDVVYEKEKYPEDLTEPTEPKIELNAAPATRLHMQDFLAAIEKNGRPVADIEEGHISTASCILANISMKVGRPVVYDPKKREVVGDAEATALLKREYRAPYVHPDPVRV, translated from the coding sequence ATGAGTGATTTTACATTAAATCGACGTCGCTTTCTGAAGGGAGCCTCGGCGTCGCTGGCTCTCACGGCTTTGGGGGCTCAAGGCCTGAGTTTTACCAATGCACCTAAAAAACCATTACGGGTAGCGCTAATTGGCACGGGCTGGTACGGTAAAAGCGATTTGCTGCGCCTGATTCAGGTAGAACCGGTAAATGTAGTAGCGCTGTGTGACGTAGATAAAAACATGCTGGAAGCCGCCGCCGAACTGGTAAGCCAGCGTCAGCAATCAAAAAAGAAACCGAAGCTCTACGGCGATTACAAGAAAATGCTGGCCGAGAACAAATTAGATATTGTGGTAATCGGCACCCCCGATCATTGGCACGCCTTGCAAACCATAGACGCTATAAAAGCCGGGGCGCACGTATACGTGCAAAAACCCATTAGCGTAGATGTGATGGAAGGCGAAGCCATGATAGCGGCGGCTCGCAAGTATAATAAAGTAGTACAGGTGGGTACCCAGCGGAAAAGCACCCCCCATTTAATCGAAGCGAAAAAAAATATTGTAGATGCTGGGCTTCTGGGCAAAATATCGCACGTAGAAATGTGCTGTTATTTTCATATGCGTAATAACGGCAACCCGCCCGAACAACCCGTGCCAGCGTTCCTGGATTACGAAATGTGGACCGGTCCGGCGCCCCTGCGGCCCTACGATGGTTTGCCGCACGTGCGTTGGTGGCGTACCTTTATGGAATACGGCAATGGCATTGTTGGGGATATGTGCGTACACATGTTAGACACAGCCCGTTGGATGCTAAAACTAGGCTGGCCGAAACGCATTAGTTCGACGGGAGGCATTTACGTGCAGAAAGAAGGAAAATCTAATATTTCGGATACCCAAATGGCTCTGTTTGAATACGACGGCCTGAATTGTGTGTGGCAGCACCGCAGCTGGGGCACGCCGGCCAATCCGCAGTACCCGTGGGCCTTAACCATTTACGGCGACAAAGGAACCTTGTTTGCCTCTACCATGCAGTACGATTTTGTACCTTTAGGCGAAGGAGCGGAGGGAAGAAAAATCCATAAAGATGTAGTTTACGAGAAAGAGAAATATCCCGAAGATTTAACCGAACCCACCGAACCTAAAATCGAATTAAATGCGGCGCCAGCTACCCGCTTACACATGCAGGATTTTCTAGCGGCTATTGAAAAAAATGGCCGTCCCGTAGCGGATATTGAAGAAGGTCATATTTCTACGGCTAGTTGTATTCTGGCTAATATTTCCATGAAAGTAGGCCGACCGGTGGTGTATGATCCGAAAAAGCGAGAAGTAGTGGGCGATGCCGAAGCAACCGCTTTGCTTAAACGCGAGTACCGGGCCCCCTATGTTCATCCGGACCCCGTACGGGTTTAA
- a CDS encoding DUF7133 domain-containing protein, which translates to MWKPFFKFCWFSAGLSGLISCAHPKITNKPEEGPSPPHTPTEELATFQVEPGLKIQLVAAEPLVQDPVIITFDPDGRLWTVEMRGFMPTIDGTGEQDPIGRVSVLEDTNYDGKMDKSTIYLDSLVMPRALALVPGGALVAENGALWLTQDQNNDLKADSKTLLDSVYAGSPLPEHSGNGLWRDPDNWYYNAKSRFRYRLLNGKWERDSTEFRGQWGISHDDKGRLYYNYNWSQLHADLVPPNYLGRNKNHKPTTGIDHGLTVDRRIYPIRPNPAVNRGYIPGTLDKEGKLLEFTAACSPLVYRGHALPQEFYSNVFVCEPSGNLIKRNVVEENGLLLTAHDPHPGKEFLASSDERFRPVHLANGPDGALYIADMYRGLVQHSAYITPYLREQTITRKLVQPVHRGRIWRIVPENWRPFKPVKLSEKSTAALIPYLSHSNGWYRDMAQRLLVERNDKGIEPALTSLATTGSNPLGRFHALWTLDGLKLSQPEVLLSLLSDHNALVRTTAVRLLEPLAKADPAVQARFEQKLRQIVADAPAEQILQISLSASSLNGATAHPLLATISDRYGESALIRDAVLSSLANQEFAFLQTLWNAPNWQKASPAKEIFLEMLATAVIRKREPGELTSLLALLDQKDQDFGWRQKAIITGLSIGGGAGKMAPINLPKAPGIMQKAAGKVDAPRLEAFAALFQWPGHSAQSNKISTTQKSVLTEEQQQLYALGRQHYLTTCAGCHGTDGAGMSRFAPPLAGSDWVLGDEKRLALIVLHGMEGPVEVAGKVYDKPEILPVMPAHITMDDASITAILTYIRNEWGNNAGPIGKRTVGSTRLTSQGRVVPWKAEELKKYVLETKVPEAK; encoded by the coding sequence ATGTGGAAGCCTTTTTTTAAATTTTGCTGGTTTAGTGCCGGCCTGAGTGGGCTAATTAGCTGCGCCCATCCTAAAATTACCAACAAGCCGGAAGAAGGTCCCTCACCCCCTCATACGCCCACCGAGGAATTAGCGACCTTTCAAGTAGAACCTGGTTTAAAGATTCAGTTGGTTGCTGCGGAACCCTTGGTGCAGGACCCGGTAATTATAACCTTTGATCCGGATGGCCGGCTCTGGACCGTGGAAATGCGCGGTTTTATGCCCACCATCGACGGAACCGGCGAACAAGATCCTATTGGCCGCGTATCGGTGCTCGAAGATACCAACTACGATGGCAAGATGGATAAAAGTACCATTTACCTCGATAGCCTAGTGATGCCCCGAGCTTTAGCTTTAGTACCGGGCGGCGCTTTAGTAGCCGAAAATGGTGCTTTATGGCTGACCCAGGATCAGAATAACGATCTGAAAGCCGATTCTAAAACATTGCTGGATTCGGTTTACGCCGGCAGCCCTTTGCCCGAGCATTCCGGAAACGGTTTATGGCGCGATCCGGATAATTGGTATTACAATGCCAAATCCCGGTTTCGTTACCGTTTACTAAACGGAAAATGGGAGCGCGATAGTACCGAATTCAGAGGCCAGTGGGGCATTAGCCACGACGATAAAGGGCGATTATATTACAACTATAACTGGTCGCAGCTGCACGCCGATCTGGTTCCGCCAAATTATCTCGGTCGGAATAAAAACCATAAACCTACCACCGGCATCGATCACGGCTTAACCGTGGACCGGCGCATTTATCCCATCCGGCCCAACCCGGCCGTTAACCGGGGCTACATACCCGGCACCCTGGATAAAGAAGGAAAACTGTTAGAATTTACGGCCGCCTGCTCGCCGCTGGTTTACCGGGGTCATGCTTTGCCCCAGGAGTTCTATAGCAATGTTTTTGTGTGCGAACCTTCGGGTAATTTAATCAAGCGCAACGTGGTAGAAGAAAATGGTCTGCTGCTCACCGCTCATGATCCGCACCCAGGCAAAGAGTTTTTAGCTTCCTCCGATGAGCGGTTCCGGCCAGTGCACCTGGCCAACGGGCCTGATGGAGCTTTATACATAGCCGACATGTACCGCGGCTTAGTACAACACAGTGCGTACATTACCCCGTACTTGCGGGAGCAAACTATTACACGCAAATTAGTACAGCCGGTGCATCGCGGGCGCATCTGGCGCATAGTACCGGAAAACTGGCGTCCTTTCAAACCTGTTAAACTTTCCGAGAAGTCTACTGCCGCGTTAATTCCTTATTTATCCCATAGCAATGGTTGGTACCGGGATATGGCGCAACGCTTACTGGTAGAGCGTAACGATAAAGGTATCGAACCAGCTTTAACAAGTTTAGCTACTACTGGTAGTAATCCGCTAGGGCGATTTCATGCCCTGTGGACCTTAGATGGCTTAAAACTAAGTCAACCCGAAGTATTACTAAGCTTACTTTCCGATCATAATGCCTTAGTCCGTACCACAGCCGTCCGGTTATTGGAACCTTTAGCTAAAGCTGATCCCGCCGTACAAGCTCGCTTTGAACAAAAATTGCGACAAATAGTGGCAGATGCTCCCGCAGAACAAATTTTACAAATAAGTCTATCCGCCTCATCGCTGAATGGGGCAACGGCGCATCCTTTATTAGCCACAATCAGCGATCGTTACGGCGAGTCAGCCTTAATCCGGGATGCTGTTTTAAGCAGTTTGGCTAACCAGGAATTTGCTTTTTTACAAACCCTCTGGAACGCGCCGAATTGGCAAAAAGCCTCGCCTGCCAAAGAAATATTCCTGGAAATGCTAGCTACCGCCGTTATCCGGAAAAGAGAACCAGGAGAACTCACCAGCCTGCTGGCTTTGTTGGATCAAAAAGATCAGGATTTTGGCTGGCGGCAAAAAGCCATTATTACCGGATTATCCATCGGAGGAGGAGCTGGTAAAATGGCCCCAATTAACCTCCCCAAAGCTCCCGGTATTATGCAGAAAGCAGCGGGTAAAGTAGACGCACCACGTTTAGAAGCCTTCGCCGCCTTGTTCCAGTGGCCCGGCCATAGTGCCCAATCAAATAAGATAAGTACAACGCAAAAAAGTGTGCTCACCGAAGAGCAACAACAGCTATATGCCCTAGGGCGCCAGCATTACCTGACTACCTGCGCCGGGTGCCACGGTACCGATGGGGCCGGCATGAGCCGGTTTGCCCCACCTTTGGCCGGCTCCGATTGGGTGCTGGGCGACGAAAAACGATTGGCTTTAATTGTGTTGCACGGCATGGAAGGCCCCGTGGAAGTAGCCGGTAAAGTGTATGATAAGCCCGAAATTTTACCCGTGATGCCGGCTCATATTACTATGGACGATGCGTCCATTACGGCTATTTTAACCTACATCCGCAACGAATGGGGAAACAACGCCGGCCCCATCGGAAAACGCACCGTTGGTTCTACGCGCTTAACTTCCCAAGGCCGGGTAGTACCCTGGAAAGCCGAAGAATTAAAAAAATACGTGTTGGAGACGAAAGTGCCGGAAGCGAAATAA
- a CDS encoding SDR family NAD(P)-dependent oxidoreductase, whose amino-acid sequence MNKETLPGIKQFDLSGKVAVVTGGSKGLGLAMAAGLASAGANIMLVNRNAAEGTQAAQELSQEFGIQAIAYSADITNQEQTEAMATTAMDTFGRIDILINSAGINIRGAIDEVTPADFNKVMEVNVNGTWLCCRAITPYLKQNGRGSIINLASTLGLVGLSNRTPYASSKGAVVQMTRALALELAPFNINVNAICPGPFLTEMNLPIADTEEGKKFVVGATALGRWGEMREIQGAAIFLASEAGSYMVGSMLTVDGGWTAR is encoded by the coding sequence ATGAATAAAGAAACACTTCCTGGTATTAAACAATTTGATTTAAGTGGTAAAGTGGCGGTTGTAACGGGCGGCTCTAAAGGCTTAGGTTTAGCGATGGCTGCTGGTCTGGCTTCGGCCGGAGCAAATATTATGTTGGTAAACCGGAATGCCGCAGAAGGTACCCAAGCTGCACAGGAGCTAAGTCAGGAATTTGGCATTCAGGCCATTGCTTATAGCGCCGATATTACGAACCAGGAACAAACCGAAGCCATGGCCACCACGGCTATGGACACCTTTGGCCGGATTGATATTTTAATTAATAGCGCCGGAATCAACATCCGGGGCGCTATTGACGAAGTAACACCCGCTGACTTTAATAAAGTAATGGAAGTGAACGTAAACGGAACCTGGCTGTGCTGCCGGGCCATAACCCCTTATTTAAAACAAAACGGCCGGGGTAGTATCATTAATCTGGCCAGTACGCTGGGTTTAGTAGGCTTATCGAATCGCACACCGTATGCCTCCAGTAAAGGCGCCGTAGTACAAATGACCCGGGCGCTGGCGCTGGAGTTAGCCCCTTTTAATATTAACGTAAATGCCATTTGTCCCGGTCCATTTTTAACCGAAATGAATTTACCCATTGCGGATACCGAGGAAGGTAAAAAGTTTGTAGTGGGTGCCACGGCTTTGGGTCGTTGGGGCGAAATGCGCGAAATTCAAGGAGCGGCTATCTTCCTGGCCAGTGAGGCGGGTAGTTATATGGTCGGTTCCATGCTCACCGTTGATGGCGGCTGGACCGCGCGCTAG
- a CDS encoding sugar phosphate isomerase/epimerase family protein, with amino-acid sequence MDRRDFIQKATVGALALSFPGNLPAFTKEAPMGIVVHSYGSRWNSKVASNKYPGFANAVDLLEHCYKIGAGGMQVVVKDWSADLIKKVRDRREKLGLYVEGSIGVPGKPEDVARFEQEVKSAKEAGMQVLRTVCSSGRRYDAYHSAEAFTELQNKAVASLKLAEPILRKYKMKLAVENHKDWRAPELVDLMKQLNSEWIGVTLDFGNSIALLEEPMEVIQTLVPYVFTTHVKDMGLDEYADGFLLSEVPLGKGILDLPKMFALCRQQNPNVTFNLEMITRDPLEIPCLKDEYWATFSGVPATDLARTLRLVRQHKYASGLPRVSQLDPEGRLAAEENNILACLNYSKNTLKS; translated from the coding sequence ATGGACAGACGAGATTTTATCCAAAAAGCTACAGTGGGAGCCTTAGCGCTATCCTTTCCGGGTAACTTGCCCGCTTTTACCAAAGAAGCGCCCATGGGCATTGTGGTGCATTCGTACGGTAGTCGCTGGAATTCTAAAGTAGCCAGCAATAAGTACCCGGGGTTTGCCAATGCAGTAGATTTGTTAGAGCACTGCTATAAAATAGGAGCGGGGGGCATGCAGGTAGTAGTGAAAGACTGGTCTGCGGATTTAATTAAGAAAGTACGCGACCGGCGCGAAAAGCTAGGACTTTACGTGGAAGGTTCTATTGGCGTACCCGGTAAACCAGAAGACGTAGCCCGGTTCGAGCAAGAAGTAAAAAGCGCCAAAGAAGCCGGTATGCAGGTGCTGCGTACGGTTTGCTCCAGCGGCCGCCGTTACGACGCCTATCATTCAGCCGAAGCTTTTACCGAACTGCAAAACAAGGCGGTAGCTTCTTTAAAACTGGCAGAACCGATCTTACGCAAGTACAAAATGAAGCTAGCCGTAGAAAACCATAAAGATTGGCGGGCCCCGGAGTTGGTAGATTTAATGAAACAACTTAACAGCGAATGGATCGGCGTAACTCTGGACTTTGGCAATAGCATCGCCCTCTTGGAAGAACCTATGGAAGTCATTCAGACCTTGGTGCCTTACGTATTTACTACTCACGTGAAAGATATGGGCTTAGATGAATACGCTGACGGGTTTTTGCTCTCGGAGGTACCGCTGGGCAAAGGTATCTTGGATTTGCCCAAAATGTTTGCTTTGTGCCGCCAACAAAACCCCAACGTAACTTTTAACCTGGAAATGATTACCCGCGATCCTTTGGAAATTCCTTGTTTAAAAGACGAATATTGGGCAACTTTTTCGGGCGTTCCCGCCACTGATTTAGCCCGTACGCTACGCTTGGTTCGGCAGCACAAATATGCCTCGGGGCTGCCACGTGTTTCGCAACTAGATCCGGAAGGCCGCTTAGCCGCCGAAGAAAACAACATTCTGGCTTGCCTGAACTATAGTAAGAATACCTTAAAATCCTGA